The Sesamum indicum cultivar Zhongzhi No. 13 linkage group LG2, S_indicum_v1.0, whole genome shotgun sequence genome contains a region encoding:
- the LOC105155922 gene encoding mediator of RNA polymerase II transcription subunit 15a-like, with amino-acid sequence MMIKHQESFNVHQHADQTPLQKSLEAQSGLGSERVHPKFQMSAFHQQSQNLTLVDQFKPGNQSQAMHLGPSQALLESTPQVELTNSTDWVNPAFQKILLMKQMYLPEVITLSNKAREARQRATNTETAIRCEKTRIFTEKIFKFLNMSRSDLLHWQKEKLYQMMNEIIKHFGRARAGNSLPMKQTQQVDASGNHLEAAGPMQQRESYLQFNSTPANLHQSLRQGGALSLPATSVNSFKVASSSIGNSCQYSPMRLNQQWGQHGSMVLPHKSPQVGSDHRPLRMLLHPTDGVAQNNNLGTQQTVASSRNVLNSLDYAVSAIVEQNKQQDQAIKRQKMKQPVPQMFQRRNEDTNLRRFVGFNQRWSPIPPSSSSPFAMSPQNSQQSSSQLELKELSSKLSRSATPSLSASPSAPLPSPLTPLTPSSVPADSMRSPLSLDESSKLPKISAAPSPLPSQETNQNQLVIDTQGLSKSCLQAESTCTGDQKSEGDAFQRLVEVVKSISSRALHASLRDINAVTSLTDRITGHLLHDESTKVVFHDLADDLSNCDDGDFSLVDRTSKKQRMERRLDSMALNDLTTEMEFFPRAKRLEKEPNDLLLQEIKEINQKLIEVVVEIMNMEDVSRTGSDEGTLIRCSYIPVGHSWNIKIPNTSTPNLILELIVSADYPNSSPTVLEMMPPGCR; translated from the exons ATGATGATTAAGCATCAGGAATCGTTCAATGTTCATCAGCATGCTGACCAAACACCATTGCAGAAAAGCTTGGAAGCACAAAGTGGTTTGGGGTCTGAACGCGTGCATCCAAAGTTTCAGATGTCTGCTTTTCATCAACAATCGCAGAATCTTACATTGGTTGATCAGTTCAAGCCTGGAAACCAGTCACAGGCCATGCATCTTGGGCCTTCACAAG CATTATTAGAATCAACTCCTCAAGTCGAGTTGACAAATTCCACTGATTGGGTTAATCCAGCATTCCAAAAG ATTCTGCTCATGAAGCAGATGTATTTACCTGAAGTCATAACATTGTCCAACAAAGCACGAGAAGCAAGGCAGCGG GCAACCAATACAGAGACAGCGATCAGATGCGAAAAGACCAGAATTTTCACAGAAAAGATATTTAAGTTTCTGAACATGTCTAGATCTGATCTTTTGCATtggcaaaaagaaaagttataCCAAATGATGAACGAGATCATAAAGCATTTTGGACGAGCTAGAGCTGGGAATTCTCTTCCCATGAAGCAGACTCAACAAGTTGATGCATCGGGTAATCACTTAGAAGCAGCAGGTCCGATGCAGCAAAGAGAAAGCTATCTTCAGTTCAATAGTACACCTGCAAATTTGCACCAGTCTTTAAGACAAGGGGGGGCTTTAAGCTTGCCAGCAACCTCTGTGAATTCATTTAAGGTCGCCTCCTCATCAATAGGAAACTCCTGTCAGTACAGTCCAATGAGATTAAATCAGCAATGGGGACAACATGGAAGTATGGTGTTGCCTCATAAGAGTCCTCAAGTAGGCTCTGACCACAGACCACTCAGAATGTTGCTTCACCCGACGGATGGAGTTGCTCAGAACAATAATTTGGGCACTCAGCAGACTGTAGCTTCGTCGAGGAATGTGTTGAACTCGTTGGATTACGCTGTTAGTGCTATAGTTGAGCAGAATAAGCAACAGGATCAAGCAATCAAGAGGCAGAAAATGAAGCAACCAGTGCCACAGATGTTTCAGAGAAGGAATGAAGATACGAATTTGAGACGTTTTGTGGGATTCAATCAAAGATGGTCTCCGATACCACCATCGAGTTCTTCCCCATTTGCTATGTCTCCTCAAAACTCGCAACAGTCTTCCTCACAGCTTGAGCTAAAGGAGTTGTCGTCGAAGCTTTCAAGATCGGCTACGCCATCACTATCTGCCTCACCTTCTGCTCCTCTTCCTTCTCCTTTGACTCCCTTGACTCCATCTTCTGTGCCAGCAGATTCTATGAGAAGTCCGTTATCCCTTGACGAAAGTAGCAAACTACCGAAGATTTCTGCTGCACCTTCGCCGCTTCCATCCCAAgaaacaaaccaaaaccagCTTGTTATTGACACACAAGGGTTATCCAAGTCTTGTTTGCAAGCAGAATCTACTTGTACTGGTGATCAAAAGTCTGAAGGAGACGCGTTCCAGCGCTTGGTTGAAGTG GTAAAATCAATATCATCGAGAGCATTGCATGCTTCTTTACGGGATATCAATGCTGTCACCAGTTTAACTGACAGGATAACAGGACACCTTCTCCATGATGAATCTACAAAAGTTGTCTTCCACGACTTGGCTGATGACCTTAGCAATTGTGACGATGGAGATTTTAGCCTAGTAGATAGAACTAGCAAGAAGCAAAGGATGGAACGTCGACTCGACTCCATGGCTTTGAATGATTTGACAACAGAAATGGAGTTTTTTCCTCGGGCAAAGAGACTGGAAAAAGAG CCTAATGATCTGCTGTTGCAAGAGATCAAAGAGATCAACCAGAAGCTTATTGAAGTGGTTGTAGAAATTATGAACATGGAAGATGTTTCCAGGACAGGATCTGATGAGGGCACACTTATTAGGTGCTCATATATTCCCGTTGGACATTCTTGGAATATCAAGATCCCAAATACTTCAACG CCTAACTTGATTCTGGAACTGATTGTGTCTGCCGATTATCCCAATTCTTCTCCTACTGTACTGGAAATGATGCCTCCAGGTTGTAGGTGA
- the LOC105155923 gene encoding uncharacterized protein LOC105155923, with protein MDEGSGRSAADIEEWMKELLPDHDDVAGDIVGMGRGGVALASSSVISSNQQHNTTNLGENYQVAAMNSNINPGLWQHSQSTSDSHNSSVRQSMASSFPPLFEEFSQTRTSGTYFFRLAMSLSSVTEADIASNLNSY; from the exons ATGGATGAAGGGAGTGGAAGATCAGCAGCAGATATTGAGGAGTGGATGAAAGAACTCTTGCCCGATCATGATGATGTTGCTGGGGATATTGTTGg AATGGGAAGAGGAGGAGTTGCTTTGGCGTCGTCGAGCGTGATTAGTTCTAATCAACAACATAACACCACAAACTTGGGGGAGAACTATCAAGTTGCTGCTATGAAT TCAAATATTAATCCCGGCTTGTGGCAGCATTCACAGAGTACTTCTG ATAGCCATAATAGTTCAGTCAGACAAAGTATGGCGAGTAGTTTCCCACCGTTGTTTGAAGAGTTCTCTCAGACTCGGACTTCAG GTACGTATTTCTTTCGTCTTGCAATGTCCTTGAGCTCTGTTACTGAGGCAGACATAGCATCTAATCTCAATTCGTACTGA
- the LOC105155924 gene encoding zinc finger protein 3-like codes for MASSSHPGEDRQLALSEGSSRSAEENTAPSAAVLPEEPQQAVQENRAVNAADQEREYGCKYCHKKFSNKQALGGHQNAHKVERAMEKSAREMHESQFGYMGGNPSYSAMNPDPFLASYNRSHEFMSRAVGNRPFYPPVQHGTSIHIGGAYNARPGMAGEPYARRPLPGLNYPAGWTAPVPRTPHFAHPSYVQNRALNRRFTTFGAGSSSGRPSFSEGPSSLPGPTPRPDRNPVGGGSNQQDEDPDIDLSLKL; via the coding sequence ATGGCGTCGTCGTCTCATCCCGGGGAAGATAGGCAGCTAGCCCTTTCCGAGGGGTCAAGCAGAAGTGCGGAAGAAAACACCGCTCCTTCAGCTGCTGTTCTTCCGGAGGAGCCGCAGCAGGCTGTGCAGGAGAATCGAGCGGTGAATGCAGCCGATCAAGAACGGGAGTATGGCTGCAAGTACTGCCATAAGAAGTTCAGCAACAAGCAGGCGTTGGGCGGGCACCAGAACGCGCATAAGGTAGAACGTGCAATGGAGAAAAGTGCACGAGAAATGCACGAGAGCCAGTTTGGATACATGGGTGGGAATCCGTCGTATTCCGCCATGAATCCCGACCCTTTTCTTGCTTCTTACAACAGATCTCATGAATTCATGAGCAGGGCTGTCGGAAACCGGCCCTTTTATCCTCCCGTGCAACATGGGACGTCGATCCACATCGGCGGCGCCTACAATGCACGTCCCGGCATGGCGGGCGAGCCTTACGCACGCCGTCCTCTCCCAGGGCTTAATTACCCTGCGGGATGGACAGCACCCGTGCCTAGAACGCCTCATTTTGCACATCCTTCGTATGTGCAAAACCGTGCTCTAAATCGTCGGTTTACGACGTTTGGAGCAGGCAGTTCTAGTGGTAGGCCGTCGTTTTCTGAGGGGCCGTCGAGTCTTCCTGGACCAACGCCCAGGCCAGACAGGAACCCTGTAGGCGGCGGAAGCAACCAGCAAGACGAGGATCCGGACATAGATTTATCGTTAAAGTTGTGA